In a single window of the Penaeus chinensis breed Huanghai No. 1 chromosome 4, ASM1920278v2, whole genome shotgun sequence genome:
- the LOC125025030 gene encoding myocardin-related transcription factor B-like isoform X3 has translation MGQFTTSEFVLPVPIIPECRRTKYHCLKMMSLLEIFEPHKSGLLMPYPCTDYIFYLDDVALKVKLMLRRPREDLVSRGVIPPMNTPAAFYEQRQKLDMAKKHDILKQKMQRRPDREELVRQHILEDAPGNIDPSLVEKQKQLKRARIADAISDHLCQRPGPLELVRANILHTSEDLEKAVKEGQLMFKSTSEGEPRKHPSLYVQFEDESSSEGGMSPDQSEAGSATGVREHMSPSPVLLETTSAPATTAVIPPPPPPVAPTVTAAPATCATDLAAPSPSLTSTTSSLSPLSSLASPQHPLLPSPQASALTQTLFVTRTPLPHALTTPPQQNSAPGKDQSKSRKKSKGKTQPKARTIKFHEYKGPPSAVKRESSTSSSETSYDILLQQQQLFLQCQLELKQKYPQIILPAALKPSNNDSTSSLPSVIKVAPTPPPLPSSTMASGLTLSQVLHTPSHTPNTTPTPSSTPPAPPPPPTPPETSIRVHTKLEDMKVSDLKAELKKRNLPVSGSKPQLIERLKTHAAQNSSVASSVTNSNSSSSISSSNSISSNHNNNNNINNISNNNNNLSNSINNNASVTLRLGSVERETVTPITTMEGDGKGHVTRTDTSGNTVLSVAHLLEHSSTPTPTQSAFNYTDDSSVQGLLEGPMDFRDDSVSSPAYSHISTSSTRPPSVAPMDVDFDSAMDTNDFPPLTPGDALTPLSIHISDGGSINTPPPPPPPPPPPPPPSNHIISATASTIPVASVLLSPIIQTVNTVPNQTVTVRQSTPQATAAPTVMSNESMANLQRRIEELQRELHHTQMQLRLQQQQNIIKAQEQQCKNIQDNKLNQKLILQQHIHNKKQQQQQQQLQCHIQQLHHLQTLHQKQQQLLQQQVVHDTGKPKIQENGLIQQQQPQQLELNHHDLGNGEVKVKSENVWDQLLSSPNPHTNEQPKTQRSGSISSQNGITVNAHQRTASLPNVSGIIITSTSENTANNNNNNNNLNRTTTESQFVLKPPPNYDEATKQLKGTLISNKATVTGQNRKPSVKSQAVDDVLEILIKNGELPPSAAQDPHTPTQMKCSRTGPTFTSSSGDSPTIYTTSPAVPVIFSSSSASLPLVFTTSSTALPVVYTTTSAVPSTQETTVPPPPPPPPPPPHHSSQRITSATVASSIAQQQVPGMPSSCTSPIVTSGLNSHSLFADLVMEGPNQPGLELPLDLDLPVLEGMELGTLEHTLDHNNIPQDLLISHRPEEPFITVGPTMDVKMEVNDDVDVASWLDSLVPTPNGPVLTSGSSTFTAPWPPSQLISTSGNSSDSGIGSNYSSGSNSSCSNRGGNHSSCSTSSTSSSGGRSGISVNQSDPLLSNNQDHLDLFNLEEMDLKAHDVTSGLSWDRIDFTA, from the exons ATGGGGCAGTTTACAACCAGTGAATTTGTGCTGCCTGTGCCTATTATACCAGAGTGTCGTAGGACTAAATACCACTGTTTAAAGATGATGAGCCTTTTGGAGATTTTTGAACCCCATAAAAGTGGTTTGTTAATGCCGTACCCCTGTACAGACTACATTTTCTACCTTGATGATGTAG ccCTGAAAGTAAAGCTGATGCTTCGGCGGCCTCGGGAGGATCTGGTCAGCCGCGGAGTCATTCCTC CCATGAATACTCCAGCTGCCTTCTACGAGCAGCGGCAGAAGCTAGACATGGCAAAGAAACATGACATTCTCAAACAGAAAATGCAGCGGAGACCTGACAGAGAGGAACTTGTGCGACAACATATTTTAGAAG ATGCACCTGGTAATATTGACCCATCACTAGTGGAAAAACAGAAACAGCTGAAGAGAGCCAGAATAGCTGATGCCATAAGTGACCACCTCTGTCAGCGGCCTGGCCCTCTGGAGCTGGTCAGAGCCAATATCCTCCATACTTCAGAAGACTTGGAGAAAGCTGTTAAAg AGGGACAGTTGATGTTTAAAAGTACAAGTGAAGGAGAACCTAGAAAGCATCCAAGCTTGTATGTGCAGTTTGAAGATGAGTCGAGCAGTGAGGGTGGCATGTCTCCAGACCAGAGTGAGGCTGGAAGTGCCACAGGGGTCAGAGAGCATATGTCACCCAGTCCAGTACTGTTAGAGACCACTTCAGCTCCTGCAACCACAGCAGTGatccctccaccgccacctcctgtTGCTCCTACTGTCACAGCAGCACCTGCTACCTGTGCAACAGATTTGGCAgcgccttccccttctctcacttccaccacatcctctctctcgcctctgtcTTCTCTTGCGTCTCCTCAGCACCCTCTCCTGCCTTCTCCTCAAGCCTCTGCTCTCACCCAAACACTCTTTGTCACTCGTACTCCTCTTCCCCATGCCCTCACAACACCTCCACAACAAAATTCTGCTCCAGGCAAGGACCAGTCCAAGAGCAGGAAGAAGTCAAAAGGAAAAACTCAGCCCAAAGCTAGAACTATCAAGTTTCATGAATATAAG GGCCCTCCAAGTGCAGTCAAGAGAGAATCAAGTACGAGTTCCTCAGAGACTTCCTACGACATACTTCTTCAGCAGCAACAGTTATTTTTGCAGTGTCAGTTAGAACTGAAACAGAAG TATCCGCAGATCATCTTGCCAGCGGCGCTCAAACCCTCAAACAATGACAGCACTAGCAGTCTTCCGTCTGTGATAAAGGTagctcccaccccccctccactgcCTTCTTCCACAATGGCAAGTGGACTCACCCTCTCCCAGGTACTCCACACCCCATCGCACACGCCCAACACAACGCCCACTCCGTCTTCTACTCCACctgcaccccctcctccacccacgccACCTGAGACCAGCATCAGAGTGCACACCAAGTTAGAGGATATGAAAG TGTCAGATCTGAAAGCTGAACTGAAGAAAAGAAACTTGCCAGTATCTGGTTCAAAGCCCCAGTTGATAGAGAGATTAAAGACTCACGCAGCGCAGAATTCCAGTGTGGCGAGTAGTGTTACcaatagcaatagcagcagtagcatcagcagcagcaacagtatcagtagcaaccataacaacaataataacatcaacaatattagcaacaacaacaacaatctcaGTAACAGTATAAATAACAATGCATCTGTTACCCTGAGGTTAGGGAGCGTAGAGAGAGAAACGGTCACTCCCATCACAACTATGGAGGGTGACGGCAAAGGACATGTCACACGGACTGACACCTCAGGCAACACTGTGTTGTCTGTAGCACATTTGCTGGAGCATTCTTCTACACCAACTCCAACACAGTCGGCGTTTAATTATACAGACGATTCTTCAG ttCAAGGTTTACTGGAAGGGCCTATGGACTTTAGAGATGACAGTGTTTCATCTCCTGCCTATTCTCacatctccacttcctccacgCGCCCACCCAGTGTGGCTCCCATGGATGTGGACTTTGACTCTGCCATGGACACAAATGACTTCCCACCTCTTACTCCGGGTGATGCATTAACCCCTCTTAGTATTCACATAAGTGATGGTGGCTCAATTaataccccacccccacctccaccacctcctccccctccaccacctccaagtAATCACATCATCAGTGCCACGGCTTCTACCATACCTGTAGCGAGTGTCCTGTTATCGCCAATAATTCAGACCGTCAACACTGTCCCAAATCAGACAGTGACAGTGAGACAATCGACCCCACAGGCCACAGCAGCCCCCACTGTGATGTCCAATGAGAGCATGGCAAATCTGCAGAGAAGAATAGAGGAGCTCCAGAGAGAATTACATCACACCCAGATGCAGCTTCGgttgcagcagcagcagaacATTATCAAAGCTCAGGAACAGCAGTGTAAGAATATCCAGGATAACAAGCTTAATCAGAAGCTGATACTGCAGCAACACATCCACAacaaaaagcaacagcaacaacagcagcagctgcAGTGTCACATACAGCAGTTACACCATTTACAAACACTGCATCAGAAACAGCAGCAGTTGTTGCAGCAGCAGGTTGTGCATGACACAGGTAAGCCCAAGATCCAGGAGAATGGGCTTATCCAGCAGCAGCAGCCACAACAACTGGAGCTGAACCACCATGACCTTGGGAATggagaggtgaaggtgaagtCGGAGAATGTATGGGACCAGCTCCTCAGCTCGCCCAACCCCCACACCAACGAGCAACCAAAGACTCAGCGTTCAGGATCCATATCCTCGCAAAATGGCATCACAGTCAATGCTCATCAGCG aACTGCGTCTCTACCAAATGTATCGGGAATCATTATCACCAGTACTAGTGAAAAtactgccaataataataataataacaacaatttaaaTAGAACTACTACAGAATCACAGTTTGTCCTGAAACCCCCTCCTAACTATGATGAAGCGACCAAGCAGTTAAAAGGAACATTA ATATCAAATAAGGCCACAGTGACTGGACAGAACAGAAAACCATCTGTTAAAAGCCAGGCTGTGGACGATGTATTAGAAATTCTCATCAAAAATGGAG AGTTGCCTCCAAGTGCAGCACAAGATCCTCACACCCCGACCCAAATGAAGTGTAGCCGAACTGGGCCAACATTTACCAGTTCTTCAGGTGACTCTCCTACTATTTACACCACATCTCCTGCTGTGCCAGTTATCTTCAGCAGCAGTTCAGCATCACTGCCACTTGTATTTACGACCTCATCTACTGCACTCCCCGTTGTGTATACGACGACCTCTGCAGTCCCATCGACTCAAGAGACCAccgttccacctccaccaccacccccacctccaccaccgcatCATTCTAGTCAACGCATCACTAGTGCCACGGTTGCAAGCTCAATAGCACAGCAACAAGTGCCAGGGATGCCAAGCTCCTGCACATCTCCTATAGTAACTAGTGGCCtcaactctcactccctctttgctGACCTTGTGATGGAGGGCCCAAATCAGCCTGGCTTGGAACTTCCTTTGGATCTGGACTTACCCGTGCTAGAAGGCATGGAGCTTGGCACCTTGGAGCACACACTAGATCACAACAATATTCCACAGGATCTACTCATCTCCCACAGACCAGAGGAGCCCTTCATTACCGTAGGCCCAACAATGGACGTTAAGATGGAGGTGAACGATGATGTTGACGTAGCCTCTTGGCTCGACTCCTTGGTGCCCACTCCAAATGGTCCAGTGTTGACGTCTGGGTCTTCCACATTCACAGCACCCTGGCCACCCTCACAGTTGATTTCGACATCAGGAAATAGCAGTGACAGTGGCATTGGGAGTAATTACAGCAGTGGTAGCAACAGCAGTTGTAGCAACAGAGGAGGTAACCACAGTAGTTGCAGCACTAGTAGCACAAGTAGTAGTGGTGGGAGAAGTGGTATTAGTGTTAATCAAAGTGATCCACTGCTCTCTAATAACCAGGACCATTTAGACCTCTTTAACCTAGAGGAGATGGACCTCAAGGCTCATGATGTGACATCAGGCCTATCATGGGACCGCATCGATTTTACTGCATGA
- the LOC125025030 gene encoding myocardin-related transcription factor B-like isoform X5, with translation MLRRPREDLVSRGVIPPMNTPAAFYEQRQKLDMAKKHDILKQKMQRRPDREELVRQHILEDAPGNIDPSLVEKQKQLKRARIADAISDHLCQRPGPLELVRANILHTSEDLEKAVKEGQLMFKSTSEGEPRKHPSLYVQFEDESSSEGGMSPDQSEAGSATGVREHMSPSPVLLETTSAPATTAVIPPPPPPVAPTVTAAPATCATDLAAPSPSLTSTTSSLSPLSSLASPQHPLLPSPQASALTQTLFVTRTPLPHALTTPPQQNSAPGKDQSKSRKKSKGKTQPKARTIKFHEYKGPPSAVKRESSTSSSETSYDILLQQQQLFLQCQLELKQKYPQIILPAALKPSNNDSTSSLPSVIKVAPTPPPLPSSTMASGLTLSQVLHTPSHTPNTTPTPSSTPPAPPPPPTPPETSIRVHTKLEDMKVSDLKAELKKRNLPVSGSKPQLIERLKTHAAQNSSVASSVTNSNSSSSISSSNSISSNHNNNNNINNISNNNNNLSNSINNNASVTLRLGSVERETVTPITTMEGDGKGHVTRTDTSGNTVLSVAHLLEHSSTPTPTQSAFNYTDDSSVQGLLEGPMDFRDDSVSSPAYSHISTSSTRPPSVAPMDVDFDSAMDTNDFPPLTPGDALTPLSIHISDGGSINTPPPPPPPPPPPPPPSNHIISATASTIPVASVLLSPIIQTVNTVPNQTVTVRQSTPQATAAPTVMSNESMANLQRRIEELQRELHHTQMQLRLQQQQNIIKAQEQQCKNIQDNKLNQKLILQQHIHNKKQQQQQQQLQCHIQQLHHLQTLHQKQQQLLQQQVVHDTGKPKIQENGLIQQQQPQQLELNHHDLGNGEVKVKSENVWDQLLSSPNPHTNEQPKTQRSGSISSQNGITVNAHQRTASLPNVSGIIITSTSENTANNNNNNNNLNRTTTESQFVLKPPPNYDEATKQLKGTLISNKATVTGQNRKPSVKSQAVDDVLEILIKNGELPPSAAQDPHTPTQMKCSRTGPTFTSSSGDSPTIYTTSPAVPVIFSSSSASLPLVFTTSSTALPVVYTTTSAVPSTQETTVPPPPPPPPPPPHHSSQRITSATVASSIAQQQVPGMPSSCTSPIVTSGLNSHSLFADLVMEGPNQPGLELPLDLDLPVLEGMELGTLEHTLDHNNIPQDLLISHRPEEPFITVGPTMDVKMEVNDDVDVASWLDSLVPTPNGPVLTSGSSTFTAPWPPSQLISTSGNSSDSGIGSNYSSGSNSSCSNRGGNHSSCSTSSTSSSGGRSGISVNQSDPLLSNNQDHLDLFNLEEMDLKAHDVTSGLSWDRIDFTA, from the exons ATGCTTCGGCGGCCTCGGGAGGATCTGGTCAGCCGCGGAGTCATTCCTC CCATGAATACTCCAGCTGCCTTCTACGAGCAGCGGCAGAAGCTAGACATGGCAAAGAAACATGACATTCTCAAACAGAAAATGCAGCGGAGACCTGACAGAGAGGAACTTGTGCGACAACATATTTTAGAAG ATGCACCTGGTAATATTGACCCATCACTAGTGGAAAAACAGAAACAGCTGAAGAGAGCCAGAATAGCTGATGCCATAAGTGACCACCTCTGTCAGCGGCCTGGCCCTCTGGAGCTGGTCAGAGCCAATATCCTCCATACTTCAGAAGACTTGGAGAAAGCTGTTAAAg AGGGACAGTTGATGTTTAAAAGTACAAGTGAAGGAGAACCTAGAAAGCATCCAAGCTTGTATGTGCAGTTTGAAGATGAGTCGAGCAGTGAGGGTGGCATGTCTCCAGACCAGAGTGAGGCTGGAAGTGCCACAGGGGTCAGAGAGCATATGTCACCCAGTCCAGTACTGTTAGAGACCACTTCAGCTCCTGCAACCACAGCAGTGatccctccaccgccacctcctgtTGCTCCTACTGTCACAGCAGCACCTGCTACCTGTGCAACAGATTTGGCAgcgccttccccttctctcacttccaccacatcctctctctcgcctctgtcTTCTCTTGCGTCTCCTCAGCACCCTCTCCTGCCTTCTCCTCAAGCCTCTGCTCTCACCCAAACACTCTTTGTCACTCGTACTCCTCTTCCCCATGCCCTCACAACACCTCCACAACAAAATTCTGCTCCAGGCAAGGACCAGTCCAAGAGCAGGAAGAAGTCAAAAGGAAAAACTCAGCCCAAAGCTAGAACTATCAAGTTTCATGAATATAAG GGCCCTCCAAGTGCAGTCAAGAGAGAATCAAGTACGAGTTCCTCAGAGACTTCCTACGACATACTTCTTCAGCAGCAACAGTTATTTTTGCAGTGTCAGTTAGAACTGAAACAGAAG TATCCGCAGATCATCTTGCCAGCGGCGCTCAAACCCTCAAACAATGACAGCACTAGCAGTCTTCCGTCTGTGATAAAGGTagctcccaccccccctccactgcCTTCTTCCACAATGGCAAGTGGACTCACCCTCTCCCAGGTACTCCACACCCCATCGCACACGCCCAACACAACGCCCACTCCGTCTTCTACTCCACctgcaccccctcctccacccacgccACCTGAGACCAGCATCAGAGTGCACACCAAGTTAGAGGATATGAAAG TGTCAGATCTGAAAGCTGAACTGAAGAAAAGAAACTTGCCAGTATCTGGTTCAAAGCCCCAGTTGATAGAGAGATTAAAGACTCACGCAGCGCAGAATTCCAGTGTGGCGAGTAGTGTTACcaatagcaatagcagcagtagcatcagcagcagcaacagtatcagtagcaaccataacaacaataataacatcaacaatattagcaacaacaacaacaatctcaGTAACAGTATAAATAACAATGCATCTGTTACCCTGAGGTTAGGGAGCGTAGAGAGAGAAACGGTCACTCCCATCACAACTATGGAGGGTGACGGCAAAGGACATGTCACACGGACTGACACCTCAGGCAACACTGTGTTGTCTGTAGCACATTTGCTGGAGCATTCTTCTACACCAACTCCAACACAGTCGGCGTTTAATTATACAGACGATTCTTCAG ttCAAGGTTTACTGGAAGGGCCTATGGACTTTAGAGATGACAGTGTTTCATCTCCTGCCTATTCTCacatctccacttcctccacgCGCCCACCCAGTGTGGCTCCCATGGATGTGGACTTTGACTCTGCCATGGACACAAATGACTTCCCACCTCTTACTCCGGGTGATGCATTAACCCCTCTTAGTATTCACATAAGTGATGGTGGCTCAATTaataccccacccccacctccaccacctcctccccctccaccacctccaagtAATCACATCATCAGTGCCACGGCTTCTACCATACCTGTAGCGAGTGTCCTGTTATCGCCAATAATTCAGACCGTCAACACTGTCCCAAATCAGACAGTGACAGTGAGACAATCGACCCCACAGGCCACAGCAGCCCCCACTGTGATGTCCAATGAGAGCATGGCAAATCTGCAGAGAAGAATAGAGGAGCTCCAGAGAGAATTACATCACACCCAGATGCAGCTTCGgttgcagcagcagcagaacATTATCAAAGCTCAGGAACAGCAGTGTAAGAATATCCAGGATAACAAGCTTAATCAGAAGCTGATACTGCAGCAACACATCCACAacaaaaagcaacagcaacaacagcagcagctgcAGTGTCACATACAGCAGTTACACCATTTACAAACACTGCATCAGAAACAGCAGCAGTTGTTGCAGCAGCAGGTTGTGCATGACACAGGTAAGCCCAAGATCCAGGAGAATGGGCTTATCCAGCAGCAGCAGCCACAACAACTGGAGCTGAACCACCATGACCTTGGGAATggagaggtgaaggtgaagtCGGAGAATGTATGGGACCAGCTCCTCAGCTCGCCCAACCCCCACACCAACGAGCAACCAAAGACTCAGCGTTCAGGATCCATATCCTCGCAAAATGGCATCACAGTCAATGCTCATCAGCG aACTGCGTCTCTACCAAATGTATCGGGAATCATTATCACCAGTACTAGTGAAAAtactgccaataataataataataacaacaatttaaaTAGAACTACTACAGAATCACAGTTTGTCCTGAAACCCCCTCCTAACTATGATGAAGCGACCAAGCAGTTAAAAGGAACATTA ATATCAAATAAGGCCACAGTGACTGGACAGAACAGAAAACCATCTGTTAAAAGCCAGGCTGTGGACGATGTATTAGAAATTCTCATCAAAAATGGAG AGTTGCCTCCAAGTGCAGCACAAGATCCTCACACCCCGACCCAAATGAAGTGTAGCCGAACTGGGCCAACATTTACCAGTTCTTCAGGTGACTCTCCTACTATTTACACCACATCTCCTGCTGTGCCAGTTATCTTCAGCAGCAGTTCAGCATCACTGCCACTTGTATTTACGACCTCATCTACTGCACTCCCCGTTGTGTATACGACGACCTCTGCAGTCCCATCGACTCAAGAGACCAccgttccacctccaccaccacccccacctccaccaccgcatCATTCTAGTCAACGCATCACTAGTGCCACGGTTGCAAGCTCAATAGCACAGCAACAAGTGCCAGGGATGCCAAGCTCCTGCACATCTCCTATAGTAACTAGTGGCCtcaactctcactccctctttgctGACCTTGTGATGGAGGGCCCAAATCAGCCTGGCTTGGAACTTCCTTTGGATCTGGACTTACCCGTGCTAGAAGGCATGGAGCTTGGCACCTTGGAGCACACACTAGATCACAACAATATTCCACAGGATCTACTCATCTCCCACAGACCAGAGGAGCCCTTCATTACCGTAGGCCCAACAATGGACGTTAAGATGGAGGTGAACGATGATGTTGACGTAGCCTCTTGGCTCGACTCCTTGGTGCCCACTCCAAATGGTCCAGTGTTGACGTCTGGGTCTTCCACATTCACAGCACCCTGGCCACCCTCACAGTTGATTTCGACATCAGGAAATAGCAGTGACAGTGGCATTGGGAGTAATTACAGCAGTGGTAGCAACAGCAGTTGTAGCAACAGAGGAGGTAACCACAGTAGTTGCAGCACTAGTAGCACAAGTAGTAGTGGTGGGAGAAGTGGTATTAGTGTTAATCAAAGTGATCCACTGCTCTCTAATAACCAGGACCATTTAGACCTCTTTAACCTAGAGGAGATGGACCTCAAGGCTCATGATGTGACATCAGGCCTATCATGGGACCGCATCGATTTTACTGCATGA